A part of Desulfotomaculum nigrificans DSM 574 genomic DNA contains:
- a CDS encoding D-alanyl-D-alanine carboxypeptidase family protein, which yields MVPLHHKKVKALLICTIFLLCLTLGGSALFGQEAYEDDVFFVYQPSNTIPAGNFGQPNRLWVSADAAILMDATTGQVLYEKNAHKRRPIASTTKIMTALLAIECGNLKSVATVSKHAAGTEGSSIYLRAGEKLTLEHLLYGALMHSGNDACVAIAEHIAGKEELFVNLMNYKAYLLGARNTHFANTNGLPHDQHLSTAYDLALITRHALKNPVFKQIVATRTHKIKGPQGLRYLANTNQMLWSYQGANGVKTGTTNAAGKCLVSSATRDGRLLIAVVLHAGDRYADSIRLLDYGFQNFTNHTVVKKGEVVSTIKVNEGIKAEVPVVADRDLVVTIPVKRTDMIDRLVEIEPVLQAPIKSGQKVGGIKVKVNGQFVTAANLITKEPVDLLPLHKLIWHRMRRQL from the coding sequence GTGGTACCGTTGCACCATAAAAAAGTAAAAGCGTTACTTATATGCACTATTTTTTTACTCTGCCTTACCCTGGGTGGGTCAGCTTTATTTGGTCAGGAAGCATACGAGGATGATGTTTTTTTCGTCTACCAACCTTCAAATACCATACCGGCGGGTAATTTCGGCCAGCCCAACAGGCTATGGGTCAGTGCCGATGCAGCCATCCTAATGGATGCCACAACCGGCCAGGTGCTTTATGAAAAGAATGCCCATAAGCGTCGGCCCATCGCCAGCACCACTAAAATAATGACAGCCCTGCTGGCCATCGAATGTGGTAATTTAAAGAGTGTGGCCACGGTAAGTAAACATGCGGCCGGTACCGAGGGCAGCAGCATTTATTTAAGGGCCGGTGAAAAGCTAACCCTGGAACATCTTTTATACGGGGCTTTAATGCATTCCGGTAATGACGCCTGTGTGGCCATTGCTGAGCACATCGCCGGCAAAGAAGAGCTTTTTGTTAATTTAATGAATTATAAAGCTTACCTATTAGGGGCCAGAAACACTCACTTTGCCAATACCAATGGTTTACCCCATGATCAACATTTGTCCACCGCCTATGATTTGGCTCTAATCACCAGGCATGCCTTAAAAAACCCGGTGTTTAAACAAATTGTAGCCACCCGGACCCATAAGATAAAGGGGCCCCAGGGGCTACGTTATCTGGCCAATACCAATCAAATGCTTTGGAGTTACCAGGGGGCCAACGGGGTTAAGACAGGCACCACCAACGCCGCCGGCAAATGCCTGGTGTCTTCCGCCACGCGGGATGGCCGCCTTCTGATAGCCGTTGTTTTACACGCAGGTGATCGTTACGCCGATTCCATCAGGCTTTTGGATTACGGGTTTCAAAACTTTACCAATCATACAGTGGTTAAAAAAGGTGAAGTTGTATCCACCATTAAGGTTAACGAGGGGATTAAAGCTGAGGTACCTGTAGTGGCGGACCGGGATTTGGTGGTTACCATCCCGGTTAAAAGGACAGATATGATTGACAGGTTGGTGGAGATCGAACCGGTACTTCAAGCACCGATTAAATCCGGACAAAAGGTGGGGGGAATTAAGGTAAAGGTCAATGGTCAATTTGTTACCGCTGCTAATCTGATAACCAAGGAACCGGTGGATTTGTTACCGCTGCATAAACTTATTTGGCACCGCATGCGCCGACAATTATAA
- a CDS encoding PPC domain-containing DNA-binding protein — protein MEFRKFGQKYVLRLDKGEEVVTTLKNFCRQNGIKLGSVTGIGAVNKATVGLFETATKKYHAKELTGDMEITGLVGNISQMNGEVYLHLHITLVDSSHNAVGGHLNSATISATGEFIVDAIEGEVDREFSEEIGLNLYKF, from the coding sequence ATGGAGTTTAGAAAGTTTGGCCAGAAGTATGTCCTAAGATTGGACAAAGGAGAAGAAGTGGTTACAACACTGAAAAATTTTTGCCGGCAAAATGGAATAAAGCTGGGGTCTGTTACTGGTATTGGGGCAGTAAATAAAGCTACTGTGGGATTGTTTGAAACAGCAACGAAGAAATACCACGCTAAAGAACTAACCGGCGATATGGAGATCACCGGTCTGGTAGGGAACATATCACAAATGAATGGAGAAGTTTATTTGCACCTGCATATTACTTTAGTAGATAGTTCTCATAATGCTGTAGGAGGTCATTTAAATTCGGCTACCATCAGCGCTACTGGTGAGTTTATCGTTGATGCCATAGAAGGTGAAGTGGATAGGGAATTTAGTGAGGAAATCGGATTGAATCTTTATAAATTCTAA
- a CDS encoding efflux RND transporter permease subunit: MKIADISVDRPVAISMLIIALVILGLFSLPRLAVDLYPDMELPIAVISTSYEGASPAEVEKLVTKPIEAAVSTAGNVKEISSRSQNGTSLVIVQFNWGTNMDNATIDLREKIDLVKGSLPSDVKSPRVMKLDPNQSPIISLSLTGTDVVKLKKIAEDTIQPRLERIDGVASVSISGGKTREIKVVLDPAKMESYGLTTSQVAQALSSDNISGTAGLVDKGSNETTLRVIGEYNNLEDLKKVRVSLPGTGAGSIALGDLATVEDSFQKETKFAFVDGKPSLGLDVMKSTGGNTVQVAKHVFQEVDQLNRTLPPGVQIKTVVDMSKFIQQSINNVVYHGLVGGLLAVVILYLFLRNIRSTIVVALVIPISIIATFTLMYFGNQTINMLSLGGLALGLGSLVDFSVVVLESIYRYRQNKYGIIEAAKLGTDEVGKAVTASALAQVVVFLPIVFVQGLAGILFKPMALTVSFSHIAALFAALTLVPMLSSRLLKNVAPPEEAFPQGKTKNPVVLFGRIMRKVNERYGKLLHWALGNRKKVVGITVVLLILSIVATPLIGTEFIPQMDQGEITVKLDMPAGTKVGETSRVAADLEKLARANVKDIERIFTTVGTGGQLAFLGVGTGDTATLQIKLKPLEERKISTQEAAEKLRQVMSNVPGADITVTATDNSGGPSGSAVDIAVRGDDLTVLNQLGDLLAEVVKGVKGTRNVTNSLDEASPEVQIIVDREQAARYGLSANQVLSAVRTAFDGQVVSRMRTGDDEVDVRLITPEGTGKSIDNLSNLTIVSPTGARVPLSTVAKIESHQAPTEIRRTSQSREVRITADIAGRDLGSINKDIKAQLDKLALPEGYTITFGGQAKDMAESFQDLAMALLLSVVLVFMVMAAQFESLFQPFIIMFSLPPTFIGVVFGLGVTGHHLSVPAMIGAIMLVGIVVNNAIVLVDYINTLRKRGYERNQAILEAGPVRLRPILMTALTTILALLPLAFGGGEGSEGQAPLAVVVSFGLTLSTLITLVLVPVVYTIFDDLGKKLPGKFSRFRLPRFRSTGA, encoded by the coding sequence ATGAAGATAGCAGACATTTCTGTTGATCGCCCGGTTGCTATCTCCATGCTGATCATCGCCCTGGTGATCCTGGGTTTGTTTTCCTTGCCCCGGCTGGCGGTAGACTTGTACCCTGATATGGAACTACCCATTGCCGTTATTTCCACTTCCTATGAAGGAGCCTCTCCGGCCGAGGTGGAAAAGCTGGTAACTAAGCCCATTGAAGCAGCGGTGTCCACCGCCGGTAATGTGAAAGAAATTAGTTCGCGTTCCCAAAACGGTACTTCCTTAGTTATTGTCCAATTTAACTGGGGTACTAATATGGACAACGCCACCATTGACTTGCGAGAGAAAATTGACTTAGTCAAGGGATCGCTGCCCAGCGATGTTAAGTCCCCCCGGGTAATGAAATTGGATCCCAACCAGTCACCGATTATCTCCCTTTCCTTGACTGGTACCGATGTAGTGAAACTTAAAAAAATTGCTGAAGATACCATTCAGCCCCGCCTGGAAAGAATTGACGGCGTGGCCTCAGTTAGTATCAGCGGCGGGAAGACCAGAGAAATCAAGGTAGTTCTTGATCCGGCCAAAATGGAGTCCTACGGCCTTACCACCAGCCAGGTGGCCCAGGCTTTATCCAGTGACAATATTTCCGGTACCGCCGGCTTGGTGGATAAAGGCTCCAATGAAACCACCCTCCGGGTAATTGGCGAATATAACAATCTGGAGGACTTAAAAAAAGTACGCGTTAGCTTACCGGGTACCGGTGCTGGTTCCATTGCCCTGGGTGATCTGGCAACCGTTGAAGACTCCTTCCAAAAAGAAACGAAATTTGCTTTTGTGGACGGGAAGCCCTCCCTGGGACTTGACGTGATGAAATCCACCGGTGGCAACACCGTTCAGGTGGCCAAGCATGTGTTTCAGGAAGTGGACCAGTTAAACAGAACACTTCCACCTGGTGTACAAATAAAAACTGTGGTGGACATGTCCAAGTTTATCCAACAATCCATTAATAACGTAGTGTATCACGGCCTTGTGGGTGGTTTACTGGCCGTCGTTATTCTCTACCTGTTCTTGCGCAACATCCGCAGCACCATTGTGGTGGCTCTGGTAATTCCTATTTCCATCATTGCCACCTTCACCTTGATGTATTTTGGCAACCAAACCATTAACATGCTGTCCCTGGGAGGCCTGGCACTTGGTCTGGGCTCGCTGGTTGACTTTTCTGTAGTGGTTCTGGAGAGTATTTACCGTTACCGGCAAAATAAATATGGGATCATTGAAGCAGCCAAGTTGGGCACCGATGAAGTAGGTAAAGCAGTAACAGCCTCTGCCCTGGCCCAGGTAGTAGTGTTTCTGCCCATTGTCTTCGTGCAGGGCCTGGCCGGAATTTTATTCAAGCCTATGGCTTTAACAGTAAGTTTCTCTCACATTGCCGCCCTTTTTGCAGCCTTAACCCTGGTACCGATGCTTTCTTCCCGACTTTTGAAAAATGTTGCCCCGCCGGAAGAGGCGTTTCCCCAGGGAAAAACTAAAAACCCGGTGGTTCTCTTTGGCAGAATTATGCGCAAGGTAAATGAACGTTATGGTAAACTTTTACACTGGGCATTGGGAAACCGCAAGAAAGTGGTAGGCATTACAGTGGTGCTATTAATTCTAAGTATTGTCGCCACACCGTTGATTGGTACCGAATTCATCCCGCAAATGGACCAGGGCGAAATAACCGTTAAATTAGATATGCCCGCCGGCACCAAGGTAGGCGAAACCTCCAGGGTGGCAGCTGACCTGGAAAAACTGGCCCGGGCCAATGTTAAGGATATTGAGCGTATTTTTACTACCGTAGGCACCGGCGGCCAGTTAGCCTTTTTAGGGGTTGGCACCGGGGATACGGCAACCCTGCAAATAAAACTGAAACCCCTGGAAGAACGTAAAATATCTACCCAAGAAGCCGCTGAGAAGTTGCGCCAGGTCATGTCCAATGTGCCGGGGGCAGATATTACTGTTACCGCCACAGATAATTCCGGTGGTCCCAGTGGCAGTGCAGTAGATATAGCTGTCCGGGGTGATGATTTGACCGTTCTAAACCAACTGGGTGATCTACTGGCAGAGGTGGTTAAAGGGGTTAAAGGAACCCGCAACGTCACCAACTCTCTGGATGAGGCCAGCCCGGAGGTGCAAATCATTGTTGACCGGGAGCAGGCCGCCCGCTATGGTCTTAGCGCTAATCAGGTACTGTCAGCGGTGCGTACCGCCTTTGATGGCCAGGTGGTAAGTCGTATGCGCACCGGGGATGATGAAGTGGATGTACGCCTGATAACTCCCGAGGGCACAGGTAAAAGCATTGACAATTTATCAAACTTAACTATTGTATCACCCACCGGGGCCAGGGTACCACTTTCTACGGTGGCTAAAATAGAATCCCACCAGGCGCCCACGGAAATTCGCCGCACCTCCCAGAGCAGAGAAGTTCGTATCACTGCCGATATTGCCGGGCGGGATTTAGGCAGCATTAACAAAGATATTAAGGCCCAATTGGATAAATTAGCTCTGCCGGAGGGGTACACCATTACCTTTGGCGGTCAGGCCAAAGATATGGCGGAATCATTCCAGGATCTGGCCATGGCCTTGCTGTTATCTGTGGTGCTGGTGTTCATGGTGATGGCGGCCCAATTTGAATCCTTGTTCCAACCCTTCATTATCATGTTCTCCCTGCCTCCCACCTTTATTGGGGTGGTATTTGGCCTGGGGGTAACCGGCCATCACTTGAGTGTGCCGGCTATGATCGGTGCTATTATGCTGGTGGGGATTGTGGTAAACAACGCCATTGTGTTGGTGGACTATATCAACACCTTGCGCAAACGTGGTTATGAGCGTAACCAGGCCATTCTGGAGGCCGGTCCGGTACGGTTACGCCCCATCCTGATGACTGCCCTGACCACTATTTTAGCCCTGCTACCCCTGGCCTTTGGTGGTGGTGAAGGATCCGAGGGACAAGCGCCCCTGGCTGTGGTGGTGTCCTTTGGTCTAACCCTCTCAACCCTAATTACCCTGGTGCTGGTACCGGTGGTATACACTATATTTGACGATCTGGGCAAAAAACTGCCAGGTAAGTTCAGCAGGTTTAGATTACCTAGATTTAGATCCACAGGTGCTTAG
- a CDS encoding efflux RND transporter periplasmic adaptor subunit has product MKRVAGLSILLFLLVFSLVGCGAKPQQAEEKLVPVEITKAVRTNLTHILGTTGEIQAASDVAVAPKISGRVAAVHVKVGDHVSKGQVLFTLEATDLSNALRQAEAALAVNQANLEKAQRALTDAQLNYDRSKTLFDAQAISKVEFEQAESGLISAQAGLKMAQAQLQQSQVAISTARDNLSNATVTSPISGVVAAVNIDVGEMASPQVTSVTVVQLDSTKVKVNVSENVIDSIKTGTGVPVTIDALNKTITGTILSVSPKADPTTHAFAVEIELPNKQGEIKAGMVARLNLSTGTSQGVLAVPTDAVIERDGQYTLFLLENGRAKEVSVKVGVTSGDLTEIKAGLKEGQTVIVKGNRLVADGQKVKVVKELGGAAK; this is encoded by the coding sequence TTGAAACGCGTAGCAGGCTTATCAATTTTGCTATTTTTACTTGTATTTTCTCTGGTTGGTTGCGGAGCAAAACCACAACAAGCGGAAGAAAAACTGGTACCCGTGGAAATCACTAAAGCCGTACGGACCAATTTAACGCACATCCTGGGCACCACCGGAGAAATTCAGGCGGCGTCCGATGTGGCCGTGGCCCCCAAAATTTCCGGACGGGTGGCAGCTGTTCATGTTAAGGTAGGAGACCATGTAAGCAAGGGACAAGTCTTGTTTACATTAGAAGCTACTGATTTAAGTAATGCACTGCGGCAGGCGGAGGCAGCTTTAGCTGTAAATCAGGCCAATTTGGAGAAGGCCCAAAGGGCGTTAACTGACGCTCAACTAAATTATGATCGCAGTAAGACGCTGTTTGATGCCCAGGCCATTTCTAAAGTTGAATTTGAACAGGCAGAGAGCGGTTTAATTTCAGCTCAGGCCGGTTTAAAAATGGCCCAGGCCCAACTTCAGCAGTCCCAGGTAGCCATAAGCACTGCCCGGGATAATTTAAGTAACGCCACTGTTACTTCGCCCATTTCCGGAGTGGTGGCCGCCGTTAATATCGATGTGGGAGAAATGGCCAGCCCCCAAGTGACATCTGTAACGGTGGTACAACTGGACAGCACCAAGGTTAAAGTAAATGTATCTGAGAACGTCATTGACTCCATCAAAACCGGCACCGGGGTACCGGTGACCATTGATGCCTTAAACAAAACTATTACTGGCACTATACTTTCGGTGTCCCCCAAAGCAGACCCCACCACCCATGCCTTTGCTGTGGAAATTGAACTGCCAAACAAGCAAGGGGAAATAAAAGCCGGTATGGTAGCCCGATTAAACCTGTCCACCGGTACCTCCCAAGGGGTGTTGGCCGTACCCACTGACGCGGTGATCGAACGAGACGGGCAATACACCTTGTTTTTGCTGGAAAACGGTAGGGCTAAAGAAGTCTCGGTTAAAGTGGGTGTAACTTCCGGTGACCTAACTGAAATAAAAGCCGGACTTAAGGAAGGACAAACCGTGATAGTTAAGGGCAACCGCCTGGTGGCTGACGGGCAAAAAGTTAAAGTGGTGAAAGAATTGGGGGGTGCAGCTAAATGA
- a CDS encoding TetR/AcrR family transcriptional regulator, with product MGKESKKDLIADTALACFMSSGYSGTSVDEIVRVSGVSKGGIYWYFKSKEDIFLYLVERWINEWMAEYLARLEEADSNAVKLTKYIEHYLEKIDTPMSALMAEFFLQNKKECVLKRVNVYFKQALEILHGFIQQAIAGGEFKPMDAWATTYAFTGILDGIGLQWQIHKDKQLLERTLRTALDIFLAGVLKH from the coding sequence TTGGGTAAAGAATCGAAAAAAGATTTAATAGCGGATACAGCTCTGGCTTGTTTTATGTCCTCCGGCTATAGTGGCACCTCGGTAGATGAGATTGTGCGGGTTTCAGGTGTAAGTAAAGGGGGAATCTACTGGTATTTTAAAAGTAAGGAAGATATTTTTCTTTACCTGGTTGAGCGCTGGATTAATGAATGGATGGCAGAATACCTGGCCCGGTTGGAGGAAGCCGATTCCAACGCGGTAAAGCTTACTAAATACATAGAACATTACCTGGAAAAGATTGATACGCCCATGTCGGCTTTGATGGCTGAATTTTTTCTGCAAAATAAAAAAGAGTGCGTTCTCAAACGGGTTAATGTTTATTTTAAGCAAGCGTTAGAAATATTGCACGGTTTTATCCAACAAGCCATTGCCGGTGGTGAGTTTAAACCCATGGATGCCTGGGCCACCACCTATGCTTTTACCGGTATATTGGACGGCATTGGTTTACAATGGCAGATTCACAAGGATAAGCAATTACTTGAACGGACCCTGAGAACGGCTTTGGACATATTTTTAGCCGGTGTACTAAAACACTAG
- a CDS encoding IS30 family transposase codes for MAVTFKSTTSVRSFKHLSVFERGQIAALLKEGKSQRYIAKKLGRSPSTISREIKRGTTTQRRSDLSTYEKYFPETGQAVYEKNRMNCGAKCKVAQVEGFLKFAENKILRDKWSPDVVVGACKKDPNWQNTAIVCTKTLYNYIDQGLLAVRNIDLTLKTRLKPKRKGLRPNKRIMGQSIDCRPAEVQQRQTFGHWEIDTVIGKRANDSVILTLTERKTRHELLFLLDAKDSQSVNKALLKLKDYYGERISQVFRTITADNGSEFSELANTLQQWGIKAYFTHPYSSWERGTNERHNGLIRRFVPKGKAIKDFSAATIYRIQNWLNKLPRKILGYKTPEECFCEELSKIA; via the coding sequence ATGGCTGTTACATTTAAGTCTACCACATCTGTACGTTCTTTTAAACACCTAAGTGTCTTTGAAAGAGGACAAATAGCTGCGCTGTTAAAAGAGGGTAAGAGCCAACGTTACATAGCTAAAAAATTAGGCCGCTCACCAAGCACAATTAGCCGGGAGATTAAAAGAGGAACTACAACCCAAAGGCGCTCTGACTTGTCAACTTATGAAAAATATTTTCCGGAAACCGGGCAGGCGGTTTACGAAAAAAATCGTATGAACTGTGGGGCAAAGTGCAAGGTGGCCCAGGTTGAAGGTTTTCTAAAATTTGCAGAAAACAAGATACTACGTGATAAATGGTCCCCGGATGTAGTTGTCGGTGCATGCAAAAAAGATCCCAATTGGCAAAATACTGCAATTGTTTGCACGAAAACCTTATATAACTACATCGATCAAGGGTTACTGGCTGTTCGTAATATCGATTTAACCCTCAAAACGAGATTAAAGCCAAAGAGGAAGGGATTACGTCCAAACAAACGAATAATGGGACAAAGTATCGACTGTCGACCGGCAGAAGTGCAACAACGCCAGACTTTTGGGCATTGGGAAATTGATACGGTAATAGGTAAAAGAGCAAATGATTCAGTCATTCTAACCCTAACTGAACGAAAAACCAGACATGAGCTACTTTTCCTTTTAGATGCTAAGGATAGCCAATCTGTTAATAAAGCCCTCTTAAAACTTAAAGATTATTACGGAGAACGAATTTCACAAGTATTTCGGACAATTACCGCTGATAATGGTTCAGAGTTCAGCGAATTGGCCAATACGTTACAACAATGGGGTATTAAAGCATACTTCACTCATCCCTATTCTTCTTGGGAACGTGGAACTAATGAACGCCATAATGGGTTAATACGCCGGTTTGTTCCTAAAGGGAAAGCCATTAAGGATTTTTCAGCGGCCACGATTTACCGCATACAAAATTGGCTAAATAAGCTTCCACGTAAAATATTAGGATATAAGACGCCTGAAGAATGTTTTTGCGAAGAGCTGTCCAAAATAGCTTAA
- a CDS encoding NAD-dependent malic enzyme: MSNSIMITLKLPNQPGMLAKILTVISEEGGSLGAIDLISASPTYLTRELMVKLSNESKLPGLISRLKAMDKIEVLHIKDRVFTSHQGGKIEITPKKPIRNWDDLSLVYTPGVAKISEAIAKDHDLVYNLTMKGTTVAIVTDGSAILGLGNLGAAPALPVMEGKAALFKQFADINAVPLCLNTQDPQQIIDTVVALAPSFGGINLEDIAAPKCFEIEEKLSQLLDIPVFHDDQHGTAVVTLAGLINALKVVGKNIKEIKVVISGAGAAGTAICKILLQAGVRNIIVCNRKGAIARDKVYTASSLQWIAQNTNEQCEHGALKDVIVGADVFIGVSGPGVLDRSDVERMAKKPVVFALANPQPEIMPEEISDIAGVIATGRSDYPNQINNALAFPGIFRGALDCHARKINHEMCVAAAYALANTIKEKELSAENIIPSVFNNDVVPAVARAVQKAAETTGVCRKLSVLKEDTLL; the protein is encoded by the coding sequence ATGTCTAACAGTATTATGATTACTTTAAAATTACCCAATCAACCGGGCATGCTGGCAAAAATCTTGACCGTGATCAGTGAAGAAGGCGGCAGCTTAGGCGCCATTGATCTAATTTCCGCCAGTCCCACCTATCTAACCCGGGAGTTAATGGTTAAGTTAAGTAATGAAAGCAAATTACCCGGTTTAATTAGCCGATTAAAGGCCATGGATAAAATAGAAGTATTACATATTAAAGACCGGGTCTTTACCAGCCACCAGGGGGGTAAAATTGAAATAACTCCCAAAAAACCCATCCGTAACTGGGATGACTTGTCGCTGGTTTATACCCCGGGGGTGGCCAAAATCTCCGAGGCCATCGCCAAAGATCATGACCTGGTCTATAATTTGACCATGAAAGGAACTACCGTGGCCATTGTTACTGACGGATCGGCCATACTGGGTTTGGGTAACCTGGGTGCCGCCCCGGCTTTGCCGGTGATGGAAGGGAAAGCTGCTTTATTTAAACAGTTTGCCGATATCAATGCGGTTCCCTTATGTCTTAATACCCAGGATCCCCAGCAGATAATTGATACGGTGGTTGCCCTTGCTCCTTCCTTTGGCGGCATTAACTTAGAAGATATTGCTGCTCCTAAGTGCTTTGAAATAGAAGAAAAGCTTTCTCAGTTATTGGATATACCGGTTTTCCATGACGACCAGCACGGAACAGCCGTAGTTACTCTGGCCGGTTTGATCAATGCACTTAAAGTGGTAGGTAAAAATATTAAGGAAATCAAAGTGGTTATTTCAGGCGCCGGGGCGGCCGGCACAGCCATTTGTAAAATCCTACTGCAAGCCGGTGTAAGAAATATTATAGTATGTAACAGAAAAGGGGCCATTGCCAGGGATAAAGTTTATACTGCATCGTCCTTACAATGGATTGCCCAAAACACCAATGAACAGTGCGAACACGGTGCTTTAAAAGATGTTATTGTGGGTGCCGATGTATTTATCGGTGTCTCAGGCCCCGGGGTGCTAGACCGTTCGGATGTTGAAAGAATGGCTAAAAAACCTGTTGTTTTTGCCCTGGCCAACCCGCAGCCGGAAATAATGCCCGAAGAAATATCGGACATTGCCGGTGTTATTGCCACAGGCAGGTCGGATTACCCCAACCAAATTAACAATGCCCTGGCTTTTCCCGGTATCTTCCGCGGGGCATTGGACTGCCATGCCCGCAAAATCAACCATGAAATGTGCGTTGCAGCAGCATATGCCCTGGCCAATACGATTAAAGAGAAAGAACTTTCCGCAGAAAATATTATTCCATCGGTGTTTAATAATGATGTTGTCCCCGCTGTCGCCAGAGCTGTACAGAAAGCTGCTGAAACAACGGGGGTTTGCCGGAAACTTTCTGTTTTAAAGGAAGATACATTGCTGTAA
- the aspA gene encoding aspartate ammonia-lyase has protein sequence MPCCRIEHDTLGSYEIPKDAYYGIQTMRAKENFPITNYRPHPQLIRSFIMVKKAAALANMEVGLLDKAIGQAIIQSADEILSGALADQFIVDAIQGGAGTSINMNVNEVLANRAIEILGGTKGDYSVISPNNHVNMSQSTNDTFPTAIRLATLRLAHQLLEELVSLEETFLAKAQEFDDVVKVGRTHLQDAVPIRLGQEFGAYARALKRDMQRLRTAMESLYEVNLGATAVGTGLNASKEYIQLALKYLRKISGLPIKGAEHLVDGTQNTDVLAAFSGTLRVLALTMSKIANDIRLMASGPRAGLHEINLPPLQPGSSIMPGKVNPVIPEVVNQVAFQVLGNDHTIALAVEAGQLDLNVMEPVIAFNLFQSLDILRNALRVFRTRCLQGITANREHCQEMVEKSVGVVTALSPLIGYEAANKLAKEALTSNKTIKELIQQKGLLGSSELEKFLSPRALTEPGIKAARPA, from the coding sequence ATGCCCTGTTGTAGAATTGAACATGACACCCTTGGCAGTTACGAAATCCCCAAAGATGCCTATTACGGTATTCAAACCATGCGGGCCAAAGAAAATTTCCCCATAACCAATTACCGACCCCATCCCCAGTTAATCCGGTCATTTATCATGGTGAAAAAAGCCGCTGCTTTAGCCAACATGGAAGTGGGCCTGTTAGACAAAGCTATTGGTCAGGCAATTATCCAATCAGCAGATGAAATACTATCGGGAGCATTAGCTGATCAATTTATCGTGGATGCAATTCAAGGTGGGGCAGGTACTTCCATAAACATGAATGTAAATGAAGTGCTGGCCAACCGGGCCATCGAAATACTTGGTGGCACTAAAGGAGATTACAGTGTAATTTCCCCCAATAACCATGTGAATATGTCTCAATCTACCAATGATACCTTTCCCACCGCCATTCGTTTGGCCACCCTCAGGCTGGCCCATCAATTACTGGAGGAACTGGTCTCACTGGAGGAAACTTTTCTAGCCAAGGCACAGGAATTTGATGATGTGGTTAAGGTGGGGCGAACTCATTTACAAGATGCAGTCCCTATCCGCTTAGGACAAGAATTTGGCGCCTATGCCCGGGCGTTAAAAAGGGACATGCAGCGCCTGCGTACAGCTATGGAAAGTCTTTACGAAGTAAACCTGGGAGCCACCGCAGTGGGTACAGGACTTAATGCCAGTAAAGAATACATTCAACTGGCACTCAAGTACCTGCGAAAAATATCCGGCCTGCCAATTAAAGGAGCGGAACATCTGGTTGACGGCACCCAAAACACTGATGTTTTAGCCGCCTTTTCCGGCACCCTGCGGGTTCTGGCCCTGACCATGTCCAAAATTGCCAATGATATAAGGCTTATGGCCTCAGGCCCCCGGGCCGGGTTACATGAAATTAATCTGCCGCCGCTGCAGCCCGGATCTTCCATTATGCCGGGTAAAGTTAATCCTGTTATACCTGAGGTGGTTAACCAGGTGGCTTTTCAAGTGCTGGGTAACGATCATACCATTGCCCTGGCGGTGGAGGCCGGGCAATTGGATTTAAATGTGATGGAACCGGTGATTGCTTTTAACCTTTTTCAATCCCTGGATATTCTGCGCAATGCCCTCCGCGTCTTCCGTACCCGTTGCCTGCAAGGAATTACAGCAAATCGGGAACACTGTCAGGAGATGGTGGAAAAAAGCGTGGGAGTAGTTACTGCCTTAAGCCCACTGATTGGTTATGAGGCAGCCAATAAGCTGGCTAAGGAAGCATTAACCTCAAACAAAACAATAAAGGAGTTAATTCAGCAGAAAGGGTTGTTGGGTAGTAGTGAATTGGAAAAATTCTTATCTCCCAGAGCCTTAACCGAACCGGGCATTAAAGCGGCCAGACCGGCTTAA